The following proteins are co-located in the Dyadobacter chenwenxiniae genome:
- a CDS encoding SDR family NAD(P)-dependent oxidoreductase, translated as MQTNFSAQVAIITGAASGLGLVIAHKLLNEGAYVGLFDLNITGLREEFTGHPDKEEFVSVDVTDEEMVGKAVKQIIARFGKVDILINCAGITGATNVKSHEVDTDNIRKVFDINFMGSFFTSKAVLPYMLANHYGRILHIASIAGKEGNAGMLAYSASKAAVIGMAKVQGKEYAETGITINALAPAVIETPLVHAMPETQVKYMTDKIPMRRCGTLEEAANMAAFIVSAENSFTTGFTFDLSGGRATY; from the coding sequence ATGCAAACCAATTTCAGTGCACAAGTTGCAATTATCACAGGAGCGGCCTCGGGCTTAGGACTTGTGATTGCCCATAAGCTCTTGAATGAAGGAGCTTATGTCGGCCTTTTTGATCTAAACATTACCGGCCTCCGTGAAGAGTTCACGGGTCATCCCGACAAGGAAGAGTTTGTCAGTGTGGATGTTACAGACGAGGAAATGGTGGGAAAAGCCGTGAAGCAGATCATAGCCCGCTTTGGGAAAGTTGACATTTTGATCAACTGCGCCGGTATTACGGGCGCAACCAATGTAAAAAGTCATGAAGTGGATACAGACAACATTAGAAAGGTGTTCGACATCAATTTCATGGGCAGCTTTTTCACTTCAAAGGCCGTATTGCCGTATATGCTGGCCAATCATTATGGCCGGATTTTACACATTGCCTCCATCGCCGGAAAGGAAGGAAATGCCGGAATGCTGGCTTATTCTGCGTCTAAGGCCGCTGTTATCGGCATGGCCAAAGTCCAGGGGAAGGAATACGCAGAGACAGGGATCACCATTAACGCATTAGCACCAGCAGTTATCGAAACGCCGCTCGTACACGCTATGCCCGAGACGCAAGTAAAATACATGACCGACAAAATCCCGATGCGGCGCTGCGGAACGCTGGAAGAAGCCGCAAATATGGCCGCGTTCATTGTGTCAGCGGAAAATAGTTTTACCACCGGCTTCACCTTCGACCTTTCGGGAGGAAGAGCCACTTACTGA
- a CDS encoding M23 family metallopeptidase, with the protein MTVKRIAGIVLILSISGWIREDEPSEKMKEYCAAFNQIQLDIRDNVISPDSGRLAFRTVMQQIRSEYKRDTCRVIDSSYFVYPIKGYTARESVGGRGRGYRGEGFDLFDNNVRGSHPAHDLFIKDKDQDNLDDRTWKPVDILSFTSGIVVATETGWKYNSEFRGGNWIWIYDPCLEGLFYYAHNNMVEVQPGQWVNAGDKIAEMGRSGYNAYQKRSPTHLHLMYLQLDEYAMPVPVNTYDWMLMSTVKDGFVLE; encoded by the coding sequence ATGACAGTAAAAAGAATCGCCGGAATTGTCCTGATCCTCAGCATTTCCGGTTGGATCAGGGAAGACGAACCTTCCGAAAAAATGAAAGAATACTGCGCTGCATTTAATCAGATCCAGCTGGATATCCGGGATAATGTGATCTCTCCCGATTCTGGGCGACTGGCTTTTCGCACGGTGATGCAGCAAATAAGAAGTGAATACAAGCGGGACACGTGCCGGGTCATTGACTCGTCCTATTTTGTTTATCCGATTAAAGGTTACACAGCGCGTGAATCCGTCGGAGGCCGCGGAAGGGGTTATCGCGGCGAGGGCTTTGATCTTTTCGACAACAATGTGCGGGGGAGCCATCCTGCGCACGACCTGTTCATCAAAGACAAAGATCAGGATAACCTGGACGATCGAACCTGGAAACCTGTTGATATTCTGTCATTTACCTCGGGAATTGTGGTGGCAACGGAAACGGGCTGGAAATACAACAGCGAATTCCGGGGCGGTAACTGGATCTGGATTTACGATCCCTGTCTCGAAGGCCTTTTCTACTACGCGCATAACAACATGGTCGAAGTGCAGCCCGGGCAATGGGTGAATGCCGGTGATAAAATCGCTGAAATGGGGCGCTCCGGTTACAATGCTTACCAAAAGCGATCCCCCACGCACCTGCACCTGATGTATCTGCAACTGGATGAATACGCCATGCCCGTCCCTGTCAACACTTACGACTGGATGCTCATGTCAACGGTGAAGGATGGTTTCGTTTTGGAATGA
- a CDS encoding glutathionylspermidine synthase family protein yields the protein MIKLKSLPNHPEQGLQKVGWDWMLGADTAPYVVSDVVVVNEEQAVQYYEAAGTLYEMLVEAGQYAIDNQLYKEMGIPENLRELIELSWQDDRHIHLYGRFDLAGGIDGEPVKLIEFNADTATCIPETAVVQWAHLRMNGLDESQQFNTLYETLVNQFRYLKDANNDLDASILFSTMRGYPEDDTNVALLTEAAREAGFDTDFAYIEEVEFSNGEGIFKMVPDSNDFLRFDFWFKLVPWEYIGNDEPELAGMLTEIVKNRKAVILNPAYTLLFQSKYILKVLWDLYPYHPLLLQTERYALPHKKSVRKVLFGREGANVSILEKGGEVLETVEGEYDDQPKIYQEYLEFPIDGAGNSYQAGIFYAGEACALGFRRGGKILDNKAQFVGHLVD from the coding sequence ATGATCAAATTAAAATCGCTTCCCAATCACCCGGAACAGGGGCTACAAAAAGTGGGCTGGGATTGGATGCTGGGTGCCGACACAGCTCCTTATGTGGTGAGCGACGTGGTAGTCGTTAACGAGGAGCAGGCTGTTCAATATTACGAGGCTGCCGGAACATTGTATGAAATGTTGGTTGAAGCCGGGCAATATGCCATTGATAACCAGCTTTATAAAGAAATGGGCATTCCGGAAAACCTAAGAGAACTGATCGAGCTCTCCTGGCAGGACGACCGTCATATTCACCTGTATGGTCGATTTGATTTGGCTGGCGGGATTGATGGTGAGCCGGTTAAACTTATCGAGTTCAATGCGGACACAGCGACTTGCATTCCTGAAACGGCCGTTGTGCAATGGGCACATTTGCGCATGAACGGGCTCGACGAATCCCAGCAGTTTAACACGCTTTACGAGACGCTGGTAAACCAGTTCCGTTATCTTAAAGATGCCAATAACGATCTGGACGCTTCCATTTTGTTCTCTACGATGCGCGGTTACCCGGAAGACGATACCAATGTGGCGTTACTCACGGAAGCGGCACGCGAAGCTGGCTTTGATACGGATTTCGCTTATATCGAGGAAGTTGAGTTTTCAAATGGTGAAGGTATTTTCAAAATGGTGCCCGATTCCAACGACTTTCTGCGGTTTGATTTCTGGTTCAAGCTCGTGCCCTGGGAATACATTGGAAATGATGAGCCGGAACTGGCTGGTATGCTTACAGAAATTGTCAAAAACCGAAAAGCTGTCATCCTTAACCCTGCCTATACGCTTTTATTTCAGTCGAAATATATTTTAAAAGTCCTGTGGGACCTTTATCCCTATCATCCGCTGCTGCTGCAAACCGAGCGATATGCATTGCCGCATAAAAAGTCGGTTCGGAAAGTGCTTTTTGGTCGCGAAGGGGCTAACGTTTCTATCCTCGAAAAGGGCGGGGAAGTGTTGGAAACCGTGGAAGGAGAATATGATGACCAGCCCAAGATCTATCAGGAATATCTCGAATTCCCTATCGACGGGGCGGGAAATTCGTATCAGGCGGGCATCTTCTACGCAGGCGAGGCGTGCGCGCTGGGCTTTCGCCGGGGTGGAAAAATACTGGATAACAAGGCACAATTTGTCGGTCATCTGGTTGACTAA
- a CDS encoding aminotransferase class V-fold PLP-dependent enzyme — protein sequence MNNRRSFFRKSAAIGFGAFGLNSLYNELHAESFSEAEKLWNDNSADNEDYWSVIQDAYTASKSDIIILNNGGVSPSPIAVQEALEKYNKAAAQGPSYYMWRIIDKGREPLRQRLARLGGCDAEEIAINRNATEALNTIIFGLPLDKGDEIIGTIQDYPNMIQAWKQREMRDGLVYKQLTFDFPIENDEQIVKAFADAVTPKTKIIHVTHIINWVGQIMPVKKICDMAHSKGIEVVVDGAHTFGLLDYKIPDLDCDYFGTSLHKFLSAPVGSGMMWIKKEKIEKIWPLLCNSQPKSKDIRKFETLGTRSFCIEQAIGEAINFQEGIGSKRKQERVHYLKKYWAEKALQIPGVKIHTSLKPEYSCAIAGVSIDGMKPEELDSKLMKDHQIHTVGINWENIHCVRVTPHVYTKISDLDKLVGALEKIAKKA from the coding sequence ATGAACAATCGCCGGTCCTTTTTCCGAAAGAGCGCGGCCATTGGCTTTGGTGCTTTTGGTCTTAATAGTCTTTACAACGAGCTGCACGCCGAAAGTTTCAGTGAAGCCGAGAAGCTTTGGAATGATAACAGTGCGGACAATGAAGATTACTGGTCGGTGATCCAAGATGCTTACACGGCGAGTAAAAGCGACATCATTATCCTCAACAACGGCGGCGTCTCGCCGTCGCCGATTGCGGTGCAGGAAGCTTTGGAAAAATACAATAAAGCCGCTGCACAGGGTCCTTCCTATTATATGTGGCGGATCATAGATAAAGGCCGAGAACCACTCCGGCAGCGTCTGGCCAGGCTAGGCGGTTGCGATGCAGAAGAAATAGCGATCAATCGGAATGCAACGGAGGCGCTGAACACGATTATTTTCGGTTTGCCGCTCGACAAAGGCGATGAGATCATTGGCACTATTCAGGATTATCCCAACATGATCCAGGCATGGAAACAAAGGGAAATGCGCGACGGGTTGGTCTACAAGCAATTAACATTTGATTTCCCGATTGAAAATGACGAGCAGATTGTAAAGGCATTTGCTGACGCCGTTACGCCAAAGACCAAAATTATTCACGTAACGCACATTATCAACTGGGTAGGGCAAATCATGCCGGTGAAAAAGATCTGCGACATGGCGCATAGCAAAGGTATTGAGGTGGTTGTGGATGGCGCGCATACATTCGGGTTGCTGGATTATAAAATCCCCGACCTCGATTGCGATTATTTTGGGACCAGCCTGCACAAGTTTTTGAGCGCGCCCGTAGGAAGCGGCATGATGTGGATTAAAAAAGAGAAAATTGAGAAAATATGGCCGTTACTATGCAACAGCCAACCAAAAAGTAAGGATATCCGCAAGTTTGAAACATTAGGGACACGCAGTTTTTGCATTGAGCAAGCCATTGGTGAAGCCATTAATTTCCAGGAGGGCATCGGTTCCAAAAGAAAGCAGGAAAGAGTGCATTATTTGAAAAAATACTGGGCAGAGAAAGCACTGCAGATTCCGGGCGTGAAGATCCATACATCGCTGAAACCGGAGTATTCCTGCGCCATAGCAGGCGTGAGCATTGATGGGATGAAGCCCGAGGAACTGGATAGTAAGCTCATGAAAGATCACCAGATCCATACGGTGGGCATTAATTGGGAAAACATTCATTGTGTGCGGGTTACACCTCATGTTTATACCAAAATCAGTGACCTGGATAAATTGGTCGGGGCGCTGGAAAAGATTGCCAAGAAGGCCTGA